The Paraburkholderia sp. SOS3 genome includes a region encoding these proteins:
- a CDS encoding M48 family metallopeptidase, with translation MPIVYFSILFVIAVLAMVVTKLWLASRQIRFVAAHRADVPPQFAAKIPLTAHQRAADYTVERTRLTMAEIVVSAAVLIGLTLLGGVEALDFGISGWLGRGFIGQIVLVAAVVAITGIIDLPFDYYRQFSVEERFGFNRMTKRIFFADRVKGVLLGAAFGLPLLFVVLWLMDQAGSLWWLWTWIVWVAFQMLVLVLYPTLIAPIFNKFEPLKDEALKSRIEALMKRCGFAAKGLFVMDGSRRSAHGNAYFTGFGAAKRIVFFDTLLARLSGSEIEAVLAHELGHFKRRHVIKRMVVTFALSLAMLALLGWLSQRVWFYEGLGVRPSLSGSNDGLALVLFFLAVPVFLFFVTPLGSLSSRKHEFEADAFAASQTDAKDLVSALVKLYEDNASTLTPDPLYTAFYYSHPPASQRIDRLLQHA, from the coding sequence ATGCCCATTGTGTACTTCTCCATTCTGTTCGTGATCGCCGTTCTGGCGATGGTCGTGACGAAGCTGTGGCTTGCGTCGCGCCAGATCCGCTTCGTCGCCGCGCATCGCGCCGATGTGCCGCCGCAGTTCGCCGCGAAGATTCCCCTCACCGCGCATCAGCGCGCCGCCGACTACACGGTCGAACGTACGCGGCTCACGATGGCGGAGATCGTCGTCAGCGCGGCCGTGCTGATCGGCCTCACGCTGTTGGGCGGCGTAGAGGCGCTCGATTTCGGCATTTCCGGCTGGCTCGGGCGCGGCTTTATCGGCCAGATTGTGCTCGTCGCGGCGGTCGTCGCGATCACCGGCATCATCGACCTGCCGTTCGATTACTACCGGCAGTTCAGCGTCGAGGAACGCTTCGGCTTCAACCGGATGACGAAGCGCATCTTCTTCGCCGATCGCGTCAAGGGCGTGCTGCTCGGCGCCGCGTTCGGCCTGCCGCTGCTGTTCGTCGTGCTGTGGCTGATGGACCAGGCAGGCAGCCTCTGGTGGCTGTGGACGTGGATCGTCTGGGTCGCGTTCCAGATGCTTGTGCTCGTGCTGTATCCGACGCTGATCGCGCCGATCTTCAACAAGTTCGAACCGCTGAAGGACGAAGCGCTGAAAAGCCGCATCGAAGCGCTGATGAAGCGTTGCGGCTTCGCCGCCAAGGGCCTCTTCGTGATGGACGGCAGCCGCCGCTCGGCGCATGGCAACGCGTACTTCACGGGGTTTGGCGCCGCCAAGCGCATCGTGTTCTTCGATACGCTGCTCGCGCGCCTCTCGGGCAGCGAAATCGAAGCGGTGCTCGCGCATGAACTCGGGCATTTCAAGCGCCGCCATGTGATCAAGCGAATGGTCGTCACGTTCGCCCTGAGCCTTGCAATGCTCGCGCTGCTCGGCTGGCTGTCGCAGCGCGTCTGGTTCTATGAAGGGCTCGGCGTGCGGCCGTCGCTGTCAGGCAGCAACGATGGGCTCGCCCTCGTGCTGTTCTTTCTCGCGGTGCCCGTGTTCCTGTTCTTCGTTACACCGCTTGGCAGCCTCAGTTCGCGCAAGCACGAGTTCGAAGCCGATGCGTTCGCAGCCTCGCAGACCGATGCGAAGGACCTCGTCAGCGCGCTCGTGAAGCTGTATGAGGACAACGCGTCGACGCTCACGCCCGATCCGCTTTACACCGCGTTCTATTACTCGCATCCGCCCGCGTCGCAGCGCATCGACCGGCTGCTGCAGCACGCATGA
- the trmD gene encoding tRNA (guanosine(37)-N1)-methyltransferase TrmD, protein MQFDVVTLFPDMFRALTDWGITSRAVKQQRFGLRTWNPRDFTTDNYRTVDDRPYGGGPGMVMLARPLEDAIGAAKAAQAEQGMTGSRVVMMSPQGRTLDHGSVMRFAAQPGLILLCGRYEAIDQRLIERCVDEEVSLGDFVLSGGEIPAMALMDAVVRQLPGVLNDAQSAVQDSFVDGLLDCPHYTRPEEYQGVRVPDVLLGGHHAEIELWRRREALRNTFEKRPDLIARARTNRLLSRADEAWLASLAKQASKA, encoded by the coding sequence ATGCAGTTCGACGTCGTCACGCTCTTTCCGGACATGTTTCGCGCGCTGACCGATTGGGGTATCACGAGCCGCGCGGTCAAGCAGCAGCGCTTCGGGTTGCGTACGTGGAATCCCCGCGATTTCACGACCGACAATTACCGCACGGTCGACGATCGCCCATACGGCGGCGGCCCTGGCATGGTGATGCTCGCGAGGCCGCTCGAAGACGCGATCGGCGCGGCAAAAGCGGCGCAGGCGGAGCAAGGCATGACCGGCTCGCGCGTGGTGATGATGTCGCCGCAAGGCAGGACGCTCGATCACGGCAGCGTGATGCGCTTCGCGGCGCAACCGGGCCTGATCCTGTTGTGCGGACGGTATGAGGCGATCGACCAGCGGCTTATCGAGCGTTGCGTCGACGAAGAAGTGAGCCTCGGCGACTTCGTGCTGTCCGGCGGGGAGATCCCCGCCATGGCATTGATGGACGCCGTGGTGCGGCAGTTGCCGGGCGTGCTCAACGATGCGCAGTCGGCAGTGCAGGATAGTTTCGTCGATGGTTTGCTCGACTGTCCGCACTACACGCGGCCCGAGGAGTATCAGGGCGTGCGGGTGCCCGATGTGCTGCTTGGCGGCCATCATGCGGAAATCGAGCTGTGGCGCAGGCGCGAAGCGCTGCGCAATACGTTCGAGAAGCGGCCCGATCTGATCGCGCGGGCGCGTACGAACAGGTTGTTGAGCCGTGCCGATGAGGCATGGCTTGCAAGTCTCGCGAAACAAGCATCGAAGGCCTGA
- a CDS encoding CoA pyrophosphatase, producing the protein MSRPVRPPRPVFEPESLPVESTGADLPAVTPERLSADGLRARFDQQLRWEPEPREILWRDDLDPRVAAVLIPLVVRDSDITVLLTQRADHLSDHAGQVSFPGGRREPTDADTIATALREAQEEVSLDPDRVEVLGALPDYLTSTGFRVTPVVGLVHPPFTVHADTLEVADIFEVPLGFLMNPANHQVRVLRWEHGERRFFAMPYPRGDRSETGGHYFIWGATAGMLRNFYRFLAA; encoded by the coding sequence TTGTCCCGTCCCGTCCGTCCTCCTCGTCCAGTCTTCGAGCCCGAATCCCTGCCTGTCGAATCGACCGGCGCCGATCTGCCTGCGGTTACACCTGAACGCCTGAGCGCGGACGGCCTGCGTGCGCGCTTCGACCAGCAGTTGCGCTGGGAGCCCGAGCCTCGCGAAATACTCTGGCGCGACGATCTCGACCCACGCGTTGCCGCGGTGCTGATTCCGCTCGTCGTGCGCGATTCCGACATCACCGTGCTGCTGACGCAGCGCGCGGACCATCTGAGCGATCATGCGGGGCAGGTAAGCTTCCCCGGGGGCCGCCGCGAGCCGACCGATGCCGACACGATCGCCACCGCATTGCGCGAGGCGCAGGAGGAAGTGAGCCTCGACCCGGACCGCGTCGAAGTGCTGGGCGCGCTGCCCGACTATCTGACGAGCACCGGCTTTCGCGTAACGCCCGTGGTCGGCCTCGTGCACCCGCCGTTCACCGTTCACGCCGATACGCTCGAGGTTGCCGATATCTTCGAGGTGCCGCTCGGGTTTCTGATGAACCCGGCGAACCATCAGGTGCGCGTGTTGCGTTGGGAGCACGGCGAGCGTCGCTTTTTTGCCATGCCTTATCCGCGTGGCGATCGAAGCGAGACCGGCGGCCATTACTTCATCTGGGGTGCAACAGCCGGCATGTTGCGCAATTTCTATCGCTTTCTCGCCGCATGA
- a CDS encoding Lrp/AsnC ligand binding domain-containing protein, producing the protein MRTQRQPVRALDKIDRKILKVLQLDGRIAMKDLAEQVGLSVTPCIERVKRMERDGVITGYFARVNPAELGAALLVFVEITLDHKSGNMFDQFRREVQKIPEVLECHLVSGDFDYLIKARIGEMADYRKLLGDILLQLPGAVQSKSYVVMEEIKETLTIAVGD; encoded by the coding sequence ATGAGAACGCAGCGTCAGCCGGTCCGCGCGCTCGACAAGATCGATCGCAAGATTCTGAAAGTGTTGCAGCTTGACGGCCGCATCGCGATGAAGGATCTGGCCGAACAGGTGGGGCTGTCGGTCACGCCATGCATCGAGCGCGTCAAGCGCATGGAGCGCGACGGCGTGATCACCGGGTATTTCGCGCGGGTCAATCCTGCGGAACTCGGCGCGGCGCTGCTCGTATTCGTCGAAATCACGCTCGATCACAAAAGCGGCAACATGTTCGATCAGTTCCGGCGCGAGGTGCAGAAGATTCCGGAAGTGCTCGAATGCCACCTCGTGTCGGGCGACTTCGACTATCTGATCAAGGCGCGCATCGGCGAAATGGCCGACTACCGGAAGCTGCTCGGCGACATTCTGCTGCAACTGCCCGGCGCGGTGCAGTCGAAAAGCTATGTGGTGATGGAGGAGATCAAGGAGACGCTGACGATTGCCGTGGGCGATTGA
- a CDS encoding NINE protein: MSTAASHPARFRSKTLTAALAFFFGSLGAHRFYLYGARDLFGWAHIIGTLIGIPGVLLLMATERASIPGWVLVVPGAISLLAAFLAAIVYGLRPDEKWDAQFNAHTGRDSESGWTVVFVVIFSLLVGAFLLMTGLAITFQTYFESQVDAAKSISQ; the protein is encoded by the coding sequence ATGTCGACTGCTGCTTCGCATCCCGCGCGTTTTCGTTCCAAAACCCTGACCGCCGCGCTCGCGTTTTTCTTCGGCTCGCTCGGCGCGCACCGTTTCTATCTGTACGGCGCGCGCGACCTGTTCGGCTGGGCCCACATTATCGGCACGCTGATCGGCATACCGGGCGTCCTGCTGCTGATGGCGACCGAACGTGCATCGATACCCGGCTGGGTGCTCGTCGTGCCGGGCGCGATCTCGCTGCTTGCCGCGTTTCTGGCGGCGATCGTCTACGGACTGCGCCCCGACGAGAAATGGGATGCGCAGTTCAATGCGCACACCGGGCGCGACAGCGAGTCCGGCTGGACGGTCGTCTTCGTCGTGATCTTTTCGCTGCTGGTCGGTGCGTTCCTGCTGATGACAGGCCTCGCAATAACGTTTCAGACCTACTTCGAATCGCAGGTCGACGCCGCGAAGTCGATTTCGCAATAG
- a CDS encoding CobD/CbiB family protein, whose amino-acid sequence MTFFSVLLALILEQVRALSPSNPIASLLQYHAESTAHGFDAGKERHGVLAWLVVVLPWTLAVGLVYFVLYQIHFVLAFLWNVVIVYFTLGFRQFSHYFTDIHLALNNDDVPRAREILNEWTGIDTVDMPVSEIVRHTLIHAVVASHRHVFGVFFWFLVPIGPAGAVLYRVAEYLARAWSQPVEERTTAFSTFAQRAFFVIDWIPARLTSLGFAIVGNFEDAIYAWRNHARQWPDPNDGVLLAAGSGALGARLSGPLAEISSVDALATGEGGPMSVGDDCTPRTLQSAVGLVWRAVILWMILLLMLTIAVWLS is encoded by the coding sequence ATGACTTTTTTTTCCGTATTGCTCGCTCTGATTCTCGAACAGGTCCGTGCACTGTCGCCGAGCAATCCGATCGCGTCGCTGCTTCAATACCATGCGGAATCGACCGCGCATGGCTTCGATGCCGGCAAGGAAAGACATGGCGTGCTCGCGTGGCTCGTCGTCGTGTTGCCGTGGACGCTTGCCGTTGGCCTCGTCTATTTCGTGCTTTACCAGATTCACTTCGTTCTGGCGTTCTTGTGGAACGTCGTGATCGTCTATTTCACGCTCGGTTTCCGGCAGTTCAGCCACTATTTCACCGACATCCATCTCGCGCTCAATAACGACGACGTGCCGCGCGCGCGCGAGATTCTCAACGAATGGACCGGCATCGACACGGTCGATATGCCGGTCAGCGAGATCGTCCGTCATACGCTGATTCACGCGGTCGTGGCTTCGCATCGGCATGTATTCGGCGTGTTCTTCTGGTTTCTCGTGCCGATCGGTCCGGCTGGCGCCGTCTTATATCGCGTGGCCGAGTATCTCGCGCGCGCGTGGTCGCAGCCGGTCGAGGAGCGTACGACCGCGTTCTCGACGTTCGCGCAGCGCGCGTTCTTCGTGATCGACTGGATACCGGCACGCTTGACGTCGCTGGGCTTTGCGATTGTCGGTAATTTCGAGGATGCAATCTACGCGTGGCGCAATCATGCGCGGCAATGGCCCGATCCGAACGACGGCGTGCTGCTCGCGGCCGGTAGCGGTGCGCTCGGCGCGCGTCTGTCGGGGCCGCTCGCGGAAATCTCGAGCGTCGATGCGCTCGCAACCGGCGAGGGCGGACCGATGTCGGTCGGCGACGACTGCACGCCGCGCACGCTGCAATCGGCCGTGGGCCTCGTATGGCGCGCCGTGATCCTGTGGATGATCCTGCTGCTGATGCTGACGATCGCAGTGTGGTTGTCGTGA
- the rpsP gene encoding 30S ribosomal protein S16, with product MVIIRLARGGSKKRPFYNIVATDSRNRRDGRFIERIGFYNPVATKGEALRIAQDRLTHWQSVGAQLSETVQRLVKEAQKAQPAA from the coding sequence ATGGTCATCATCCGCTTGGCTCGTGGCGGCTCGAAGAAGCGCCCGTTCTACAACATCGTCGCTACCGACTCGCGTAACCGCCGTGACGGCCGTTTCATCGAGCGCATCGGTTTCTACAACCCGGTCGCAACGAAGGGCGAAGCACTGCGCATCGCGCAAGACCGCCTGACCCACTGGCAAAGCGTGGGCGCGCAACTGTCGGAAACGGTGCAGCGTCTCGTGAAGGAAGCGCAAAAGGCGCAACCGGCTGCTTGA
- a CDS encoding D-amino acid dehydrogenase, giving the protein MKTRRASKTTGSRAMRVVVLGSGVVGVTSAYYLARAGHEVTVIDREAGPALETSFANAGQISPGYASPWAAPGVPMKAVKWMFQKHAPLAIRLDGTPFQLQWMWQMLRNCTSERYALNKSRMVRLAEYSRDCLQALRAETGIRYEGRTGGTLQLFRTQQQLDGAAKDVAVLEEANVPYELLMPSDLARAEPALAATAHKLTGGLRLPGDETGDCQLFTTRLAALAEQIGVRFRFNTPIDALLMDGGRIGGVKCGTQTVHADAFVVALGSYSTQFLANLIKLPVYPLKGYSITAPVVDAAAAPVSTVLDETYKIAITRFDDRIRVGGMAEIVGFDKQLRNARRETLEMCVNDLFPGGGDTSKATFWTGLRPMTPDGTPIVGRTPISNLFTNTGHGTLGWTMSCGSGQLLADLISGRKPAIQSNDLSVHRYAREFGSTPRPAYA; this is encoded by the coding sequence ATGAAGACGCGGCGTGCCTCGAAAACTACTGGGAGTCGAGCAATGCGTGTAGTCGTCTTAGGCAGCGGCGTCGTCGGCGTGACGAGTGCTTATTATCTTGCCCGCGCGGGCCACGAGGTCACGGTGATCGATCGCGAAGCGGGCCCGGCGCTCGAAACGAGCTTTGCCAATGCGGGGCAGATCTCGCCCGGCTATGCGTCGCCGTGGGCCGCGCCCGGTGTGCCGATGAAAGCCGTCAAGTGGATGTTCCAGAAGCACGCGCCGCTCGCCATCCGTCTGGACGGCACGCCATTCCAGCTGCAATGGATGTGGCAGATGCTGCGCAACTGCACGTCCGAGCGCTATGCGCTCAACAAGTCGCGCATGGTGCGCCTCGCCGAATACAGCCGCGATTGCCTGCAGGCGCTGCGCGCCGAGACGGGCATCCGCTACGAAGGCCGCACCGGCGGCACACTGCAACTGTTCCGCACGCAACAACAGCTCGACGGCGCGGCCAAGGACGTCGCGGTGCTCGAAGAAGCGAACGTCCCGTACGAACTGCTGATGCCGTCCGATCTCGCGCGCGCCGAGCCGGCGCTCGCCGCCACCGCGCACAAGCTGACCGGCGGCCTGCGCCTGCCCGGCGACGAAACGGGCGACTGCCAGTTGTTCACCACGCGCCTTGCCGCGCTCGCCGAACAGATCGGCGTGCGCTTTCGTTTCAACACGCCGATCGACGCGCTGCTGATGGACGGCGGCCGCATCGGCGGCGTGAAATGCGGCACGCAAACCGTGCATGCCGACGCGTTCGTCGTCGCGCTAGGCTCTTACTCGACGCAGTTCCTCGCCAATCTGATCAAGCTTCCTGTCTATCCGCTGAAGGGCTATTCGATCACCGCGCCCGTCGTCGATGCCGCGGCCGCTCCGGTGTCGACCGTGCTCGACGAAACGTACAAGATCGCGATCACGCGTTTCGACGACCGGATCCGCGTCGGCGGCATGGCCGAGATCGTCGGCTTCGACAAGCAGCTCAGGAACGCGCGCCGCGAAACGCTCGAGATGTGCGTGAACGACCTGTTCCCCGGCGGCGGCGACACCTCGAAGGCGACGTTCTGGACCGGCCTGCGCCCGATGACGCCGGACGGCACGCCGATCGTCGGCCGCACGCCGATTTCGAACCTGTTCACGAACACCGGTCACGGCACGCTCGGCTGGACCATGTCCTGCGGTTCAGGCCAATTGCTTGCCGATCTGATTTCGGGCCGCAAGCCTGCGATCCAGTCAAACGATCTTTCCGTGCATCGCTACGCGCGCGAGTTCGGCAGCACGCCGCGCCCGGCTTACGCGTAA
- a CDS encoding PA0069 family radical SAM protein — protein sequence MSYEYPVAPPVPRKGRGAVTNLQGRYEVDQREAVDDGWTAYAERREEDEAPALRTHVFDEYAKTILTRNASPDIPFSVSLNPYRGCEHGCIYCFARPTHAYLGLSPGLDFESRIYAKVNAPELLARELSKKNYVPEPIALGVNTDAWQPVERDLRLTRRVIEVLHERHHPFAAITKSSLIERELDLLAPMAERGQVMAAITITTLDADIARTLEPRAATPSRRLRTIRTLVDAGVPVGVSIAPIIPFVTEPDMERVLEACAEAGATSASYIVLRLPWEVAPLFKDWLAAHFPDRADRVMSRVRDMRGGKDYDSSFAHRMKGEGLWADLLKQRFANATRRLGLNARQHGILDMSQFRRVEPPPRPAGDDGQLDLF from the coding sequence CTGTCGTATGAATATCCGGTTGCGCCGCCGGTGCCGCGCAAGGGCCGCGGCGCAGTGACGAATCTGCAAGGCCGCTACGAAGTGGATCAGCGCGAAGCCGTCGACGACGGCTGGACCGCGTATGCCGAGCGAAGAGAGGAGGACGAAGCTCCGGCGCTGCGCACTCACGTGTTCGACGAATACGCGAAGACCATCCTCACACGTAACGCGTCGCCCGATATCCCGTTCAGCGTGTCGCTCAATCCGTATCGCGGCTGCGAGCACGGCTGCATCTATTGTTTCGCACGTCCGACGCACGCGTATCTCGGGTTGTCACCGGGGCTCGATTTCGAAAGCCGGATCTACGCGAAGGTCAATGCGCCGGAACTGCTCGCGCGCGAGCTTTCGAAGAAGAACTATGTGCCGGAACCGATCGCGCTCGGCGTCAATACCGACGCGTGGCAACCGGTCGAGCGCGATCTGCGGTTGACGCGGCGCGTCATCGAGGTGCTGCACGAGCGTCATCATCCGTTTGCGGCCATCACGAAGTCGTCGCTGATCGAGCGCGAACTCGATCTGCTCGCGCCGATGGCCGAGCGCGGCCAGGTGATGGCCGCAATCACGATCACGACGCTCGATGCCGATATCGCGCGCACGCTTGAACCGCGCGCAGCAACCCCTTCGCGGCGTCTGCGCACGATTCGCACGCTCGTCGACGCCGGCGTGCCGGTCGGCGTGAGCATCGCGCCGATCATTCCGTTCGTCACCGAACCCGATATGGAACGCGTGCTCGAAGCGTGCGCCGAAGCGGGCGCAACGAGCGCGAGCTATATCGTGTTGCGTTTGCCCTGGGAAGTCGCGCCGCTCTTCAAGGACTGGCTCGCCGCGCATTTCCCGGACCGCGCGGATCGCGTGATGAGCCGTGTGCGCGATATGCGCGGCGGCAAGGACTACGATTCGTCGTTTGCGCACCGGATGAAAGGCGAGGGGCTGTGGGCCGATTTGCTGAAGCAGCGTTTTGCGAACGCGACGCGGCGCTTGGGGCTGAATGCGCGGCAGCACGGCATTCTCGATATGTCGCAGTTTCGCCGGGTCGAGCCGCCGCCGCGGCCGGCGGGCGATGACGGACAACTCGATCTGTTCTAG
- the rplS gene encoding 50S ribosomal protein L19 has translation MNLIQKLEQEEIERALAGKTIPEFAPGDTVIVNVNVVEGTRKRVQAYEGVVIAKRNRGLNSSFIVRKISSGEGVERTFQTYSPLLASIVVKRRGDVRRAKLYYLRERSGKSARIKEKLVSKDRAAQE, from the coding sequence GTGAATCTGATTCAAAAACTCGAGCAGGAAGAAATCGAGCGTGCGCTCGCTGGCAAGACCATTCCCGAATTCGCCCCCGGCGATACGGTGATCGTCAACGTGAACGTCGTCGAAGGTACCCGCAAGCGTGTTCAGGCGTACGAAGGCGTCGTGATCGCGAAGCGCAACCGTGGTCTGAACTCGTCGTTCATCGTCCGCAAGATCTCGTCGGGCGAAGGCGTCGAGCGTACGTTCCAGACGTACTCGCCGCTGCTCGCGAGCATCGTCGTGAAGCGTCGTGGCGACGTGCGTCGTGCAAAGCTGTACTACCTGCGCGAGCGTTCGGGCAAGTCGGCGCGGATCAAGGAAAAGCTCGTGTCGAAAGACCGCGCTGCCCAGGAGTAA
- a CDS encoding putative signal transducing protein, which produces MKLLRAPNLLIGQHWVNLLATAGIACELHNRYLNGALGDIPAEQCAPELWLVDERDEALARRLIDAAARGPAAGTPGWRCSHCGETLEAQFTVCWQCGTPRNPLDE; this is translated from the coding sequence ATCAAGCTGCTGCGCGCGCCGAACCTGCTGATTGGCCAGCACTGGGTCAATCTGCTTGCCACTGCGGGAATCGCATGTGAGCTGCATAACCGCTATCTGAACGGCGCGTTAGGCGATATTCCGGCCGAGCAGTGCGCGCCCGAGTTGTGGCTCGTCGACGAACGCGACGAAGCGCTGGCGCGACGGTTGATCGATGCGGCTGCGCGCGGACCGGCGGCCGGCACGCCAGGGTGGCGCTGCAGTCACTGCGGTGAAACGCTCGAAGCGCAGTTCACGGTGTGCTGGCAGTGCGGGACGCCGCGTAATCCGCTGGACGAGTGA
- the rimM gene encoding ribosome maturation factor RimM (Essential for efficient processing of 16S rRNA) produces MSARDSDSPGRAKASSGASFGVFARKPGKPGAATGVKSAAAAGPAEHQQVMQTETAESWPDDAIEVGAIVDAYGLKGWVKLAAHAGGGQGGDALLNAKRWWLLKVPQQGQLQGKTPGKTPGQIPGHARVQDRKSAPVGQSKVHGDSIVAQLGGLADRDEALLLRGYRVYVRRSDFPALEADEYYWVDLLGLDVVNEAGVELGKVADMIDNGAQSVLRIEYGTTGKDGKPAVGERLIPFVGVYVKTVDQAAKRIIVDWEADY; encoded by the coding sequence ATGTCCGCGCGTGATTCAGACAGTCCGGGTCGCGCGAAAGCGTCATCAGGCGCGTCGTTTGGGGTGTTTGCCCGCAAGCCTGGTAAGCCGGGCGCGGCGACAGGTGTGAAAAGCGCCGCGGCTGCCGGGCCCGCTGAACATCAGCAGGTCATGCAGACTGAAACGGCCGAAAGCTGGCCGGACGACGCGATCGAAGTCGGCGCCATCGTCGACGCGTACGGTCTCAAAGGCTGGGTCAAGCTCGCTGCGCACGCGGGCGGCGGGCAGGGCGGCGACGCGCTGCTGAACGCGAAACGCTGGTGGCTGCTGAAAGTGCCGCAACAAGGCCAGCTGCAAGGTAAAACACCGGGCAAAACGCCGGGCCAAATCCCAGGCCATGCGCGAGTGCAAGACCGCAAGTCGGCGCCGGTCGGGCAGTCGAAAGTGCACGGCGACAGCATTGTCGCGCAGCTGGGCGGCCTCGCGGATCGCGACGAAGCGCTGCTGCTGCGTGGCTATCGCGTCTATGTGCGCCGCAGCGATTTTCCGGCGCTCGAAGCCGACGAGTACTACTGGGTGGATCTGCTCGGTCTCGACGTCGTCAACGAGGCGGGTGTCGAGCTGGGCAAGGTGGCCGACATGATCGACAACGGCGCGCAGTCGGTGTTGCGCATCGAATACGGGACCACCGGTAAAGACGGCAAGCCGGCTGTTGGCGAGCGGCTCATTCCGTTTGTCGGGGTCTATGTGAAGACGGTGGATCAGGCGGCGAAGCGCATCATCGTCGACTGGGAAGCTGATTACTGA
- the rsgA gene encoding ribosome small subunit-dependent GTPase A, protein MSGRPARRGAKGSLDTRGAADAWPAGRASGLVIAAHGRHYIVAPSGGGAMLQCFPRGKRSEVAVGDHVVYEMTSADQGVIVEIGERRNLLYRSDQYKSKLFAANLDQLLIVLATEPHFSEDLLGRALVAAEANELKPLIVLNKTDVEGALPLARQRLALYRTLGYTVLEMSIRTLPDAARATLIEHLHGHATLLLGQSGMGKSTLVNLIVPDAEAATREISTALNSGRHTTTFTRLYPLADSAQEHDHGGAGALIDSPGFQEFGLHHLTEGKLERAFPEFRPLLANCRFYNCHHLHEPGCAILEAVADGRIARERHALYAQLVHEASQVVR, encoded by the coding sequence ATGAGCGGCCGTCCGGCCAGACGCGGCGCCAAAGGCTCCCTGGATACGCGAGGTGCGGCAGACGCGTGGCCCGCAGGCCGCGCGAGCGGACTCGTGATCGCCGCCCATGGGCGTCATTACATCGTCGCGCCGTCGGGCGGCGGTGCGATGCTCCAGTGCTTTCCGCGCGGCAAGCGCAGCGAGGTGGCGGTCGGCGATCATGTCGTGTATGAGATGACGTCCGCGGACCAGGGCGTGATCGTCGAAATCGGCGAGCGTCGCAATCTGCTGTACCGCTCCGATCAATACAAGTCGAAGCTCTTTGCCGCGAACCTCGATCAGTTGCTGATCGTGCTCGCGACCGAGCCGCATTTCAGCGAAGACCTGCTCGGCCGGGCGCTCGTCGCAGCCGAAGCGAACGAACTGAAGCCGCTCATCGTGTTGAACAAAACCGATGTCGAGGGCGCACTGCCGCTTGCGCGTCAACGTCTCGCGCTGTATCGAACGCTCGGCTATACGGTGCTCGAAATGTCGATCAGAACGCTGCCGGACGCCGCGCGTGCCACGTTGATCGAGCATCTGCACGGCCATGCGACGCTGTTGCTGGGGCAGTCGGGGATGGGCAAATCGACGCTCGTGAACCTGATCGTGCCCGATGCCGAAGCCGCGACGCGCGAGATTTCGACTGCGCTCAATAGCGGCCGGCATACGACGACATTCACGCGCCTGTACCCTCTCGCCGATTCCGCTCAGGAGCACGATCACGGCGGCGCCGGCGCGCTGATCGACTCGCCCGGCTTCCAGGAATTCGGCCTCCATCATCTGACCGAAGGCAAGCTTGAACGCGCGTTTCCCGAATTCCGGCCTCTGCTCGCGAATTGCCGGTTCTACAACTGCCATCATCTGCACGAACCGGGCTGCGCGATTCTCGAGGCAGTCGCCGACGGCCGCATTGCGCGCGAGCGTCACGCGCTTTATGCGCAGCTCGTGCACGAGGCAAGCCAGGTGGTGCGCTGA